GGAGGAATTAGCTGGGAGTGGCAATGGGTTGCGTTTACTGTAGAATGTGGAGTTTGCATTGCAAAAACCGTTTCTAGGATGGATTGGagataaagaagaagatgatgatgatctttTACAAACAGCCATTTTGTTCAGGTGGTTTAAATGGATGATGCAGCCCTGAGATTATTAATaacatataaaactaatttataatctgaAGACAGAAGCTGAGACAGAACCATAGTCTTTGATGAACTAGCAAACCTGGAGTTGCCAAACCGGGTTTTGATGATCTTTCAGTAACTGCCATTTTCTTCAGGTGGTTAGATGGATGATGCAGCCCTGAGATTGTTAATaacatataaaactaatttataatgtCACTGAAGCATTTGAAAGTGACCTAGAAATGGTTTGTATAAAAAGGGTGCACTAATGGAAAAAATTTACTGGTTggttgaacaaaagaaaaagcaaaaagAAATAGCTGAACCAGTCTTTGATGAACTAGCAAACCTGGAGTTGCCAAACCGGGTTTTGATGAAGCGTTAAATGAATCTGAAGAGAACTTCCGGGGATTAAGGTGCAAGTCAGCAAAGGGAAGAAGCGGAAGAAGAGCCATGCAGGGTAGCGAACCAATGGAAAAGATCCTACCAGAGTGTGCATTTCCACCAGACCGCAGAGTTGATGATACCATATGTGTTAAATGAGTGATAGTGAATCTACCAAACCCCACCGTAGATACTGCAAGAGTCATCTCAAAGAATACCCCAAGAACTAAGACAAATCTTTGAATGGAGGTGGTCTCTCTTTTACTCAGGTTGACTATTTTTCTAGACGGTACGTGTACATTCAACACTACACTACAGTATGCCCCTCTGAAAATGAGAATTAACcatataatacttttttttttttgataactctggtatctgggcagccacattcccaactattCCCCGTAGGGagtccagcgccccaacggaagggatgttaaatccgctgtggccggggctcgaagtcgtgatggcgggcacctcagccgaggttcctttaccaccagaccacgaggcccggttcatataatacatataatacatttatacccAAATATAATAGTAATACACTAATACTCTTAAAAAGCAAACCAATgctagtatatatatagatagataccAAGACCTCGTTGAATGTAATGTAAGTATAGTTCCAGTTTGTTCATTTTCCCATGTTAAAGAACTTTTATTACCGAACGACATGATGTCCCATACGAAAAACGTGAAATTGCCAGAACAAATCCAAGAATTTCCTGACAATGAATCAGGCAATACTATAGGAAATCTATTACATATTGTACAAAACAGGTGTAGTCTAGTATCTTAGCTAAATCATCGTTATCGGTCAAACTTGTTTTgggtttcttaaatttttttttcttgttttgtgtgatttaaaagaaaaagaaatcaattgcgggccgccacgtgtcagtgggatcCGCAAACAGTACAAAAAACTGCCCAAAGTCGATCCTTATCTCGTGACTTCTGCAaccgatttttaaaaaacactcGGGACCCACGCCTTTAAAACTCCATTAGTATACTgcgataatcatggtcttagtTGGTAGAGCATTAACATTAGCATTATGCTCTATATTATCCAATCAACAATTGTTAGAAAATCATTTAGAGAAGCATTTACTAAATGCTAATGCTCTCCAAATACTCTTCAGTCAATGCTCTCATAAGAAGCTTTTAGAATAGcatttgcatttataatttataaaattaaggaaaatatataattaatttatttattttatctaataatatcataaaattatttttatatccagaaaataaaattttgatttctaaaattaatttacaataaaaatattttttttaaatagtatttcacatttaaaatataatttaattttatataatttaatttattttaaatgtgaaaaagtattttaaaaatagatattttcattataaaatttattttaaaataatatttttcgatataaactaatttttaaattattaaataaaataaatcaattatatatcattttaattttatgtgttaatatatttatatatatatatatattagaaatatattcattataaataaatatattatatattatgtactaatttttagggcaaatctccaaaatagcacatttctaagtttatatcacaaaaatagtactcaaaaactaaaatgaccaaaatagcacatttctaagtttatcctttgaaaattttaatttttttatttttcaaaatttgaaatcttatccccaaaacctcatttctcaactctaaaccctaaaccctaaaccctaaactctaaactctaaaccctaaaccctaaaccctaaaccataaaccctaaaccctaaactctaaaccctaaaccctaaactctaaaccctaaaccctaaaatctaaaccctaaaccctaaactctaaaccctaaaccccatcctttaactctaaaccccatcctttaactctaaaccctaagtttgtgacttttgataaaatattaagtgctatttttgtgacttttgaccttgaatgctagtttgggaacataagcttgatttagtgctatttttgtttttctcaaatttttataataattttaaatagcataCTTATACTGCTCTATCAATCATCTAATTACACAGATTAGCAAAAGCATACAACTCCTGCAAAATAATGCTTTTACAGAATACTGCTCTACCAATCAAGGCCTTAGTCTTAGCTAAACACATCCGTCTTAAAAATTTGGCACTTAGCTAAGATTTGATGATTAAAAACATGGTTTGAAAGTAGgctctatattttaaataaacaacATCGTTCTCCACATTATATATGTGTAAACCATCCTCAGGGTTATATATATTTCACAGAACTGACAAGAGTTACTACAATACAAGCAACAATAATGCACGGAGATTGGCTGACAGTACAAGACTCGTAACAATTTTAAAGCTTGGAGTTGGAAGTTGCGAGCTTGATGAGATCCTTGCGCAGAATCTTTCCTGATGGATTTTTTGGTATGGAAGATACAAAAGCCACTTTTCGTACCCTCTTGTACGGTGCCACTTGTTTTGCTACAAACTCCATCACTGACTTCTCTGACAACAAGCTTCCTGCTTTCCTTACAACGTACGCCATCGGAAACTGCCCTACTTCTCTGTCCGGAAACCTGTAAATTGCCAAAACATTACAAACTCAAGTACTGTTTATGtggtcaaatataaaaaataaaaacaagaaagcagGTGATGTTGTTATGACTTACGGGATAACCGCGGCATCAGCGATTTCAGGATGAGTGAGTAACAAAGCCTCTAGCTCAGCTGGAGGGACCTATGCAATGATCCCAAACACAAGTTTAGCACCATTTCTCGAGAAGCTTATCATATACACACAAGCATATATAATATCAACACTTGATTCAACAGAACAAACCAGGTCATGTCTCTAGCAATTTAGTCAaaatcaatcacattactaaaaCAAAAATGGATGATTTTGACTAATCAGCATTTCACTATGCTTCATAAGGACTACATAATATAGCATCAATGTGGATGATGTTCAAATCTGTGATGCATATGTTACCTGATAGCCTTTGTACTTTATCAGTTCCTTTAACCGATCAACCACAAATATGAACCCATCCTCATCGATATAGCAGAGATCTCCAGTCCTTAACCATCCTTCAGAATCAAGTGTAGAGCTCGTAGCTTCCTCATTGCTGAAATAACCTgccaagaacaacaacaacaagctgCTTTGATGATCTCCAAAATCAAGAACGATTCTCAAATGCTAAGTTCACAATCCTCGACGAACTAAACAGTACCTTTCATAATGGAAGGACCCTTTAACCAGAGCTCACCGGTACGGTTCGGTCCAAGAACCCGACCCGTAACCGGATCCACGATCCTCCCCTCCATGCTTGCCGACAATTTCCCAGCGGTGCCGTATCTCCGACTCTCCTCAACAGTATCCGTTGAAGCTCCTATACCCGTTGACTCGGTCAACCCATACCCTTGTAAGATCTTGACCGTTGGATACTTATCCATGAACCCCTCCGTGACCTCCTTGCTCAACGGAGCTCCTCCGCACAAAACCGTATGCAGAGAGCTCAGATCGTACTTGGCATTGATCTGCTCCGCGCCGTTGACCATCGCCACAAGGATCGGTGGCACGAGAGGGAGATACGTCGCTTGGTACTTCCCTATCGCCGACAACATCTCGCCCATCTCGAACTTGGAGAGAACGATGATCGTCGACCCGTAAGCGAGCAGCCCTGTGGCGAACGCCGCCAAGCCGTAGATGTGAAACATAGGGACCGTGCAGATGAATCTCTGCTCTCCCTGAGATCCAACGTCAGATCCAAACCGGTTCACGACGGTCTGCACCATCGCGATAAGGTTCCGGTGAGAAGAGACCACTCCTTTGCTCATCCCGGTGGTTCCGGAAGAGTAAAGCAAAGTCGCCGTGTCGTCCTGGTCAACTCGCTCCGCGACTCGGGTCCCACTCGGCTTCCTCCTCATCATCTCCGCCAACCTCCTCACCTCCCCCGCCGAGTCAACTCGCTCCTCGTCCATGAGCACGATCGGGAGCCTCTTCTTGGATCCTCCCGACGCGGCGGCGATCTTGGGGAGGAGCTCCGCCGTGGTGAAGGCGATCACGGGGTTCGAGTCTTTAATCTGTTTGGCGATCTCGGCGGCGGTGTTGAGAGGGTTCGTGGTGGTGATGACGGCGCCGAGCGACATGACGGAGAGACAGACGACGGGGAACAAGATGGAGTTAGGGGAGAGGAGAAGGACGACGTGGCCCTTGCGGATCCCCATGTCGGAGAGACAGTCGCCGACGGACTCCACGGCGCGCCACAGCTCGGCGAAGGTGAGGTTTTTGCCGGTGGAGGCGTCGATGAAGGCGGTACGGCCGAGATGAGCCTGAGAGGATATGAAAGTCGTGACGTCGAGGGAGGGATTAGGCGGGAGAGGAATCGGCTTCCGTTTGCTGTAGAAAGTGGAGTTCGAGTTGCAGAAACCACTTCGAGAATCCACTGACGccatctcttttctctctcttttgctGTGGACACAAATCTAATCTAGATGCGTTTCTCTGTAGCTttgaactatatttttaaaatgatttgtcttgaGTTTGAGAAGAAGTTTGACTACTTTAAACAACCGTAAAGTCATCGCCGCCGACCACCAGCGTGTTTTATTCCGCGATATTTTTTAGTTCGTTGGTGGCACGTGAAAGTTATGGTTTTAATAAGCTTTAAAACCGACGTTGACCGCGCTTGAATATTACATGGGCCATATACTGGGCCTAGGCCTTTTTCAACAATCCTAAGCGCCATATTATAATTGGGAACCGGAAAGAAAAATTACAGTGGAAAACTGAATTTATGTAGAGACAATCCTAAGCGCCATATTATAATTGGGAACCTGAAAGAAAAATTACAGTGGAAAACTGAATTTATGTAGAGTTTATTGATTTAAACATGGGAAATTCTCATTTCGAGTTTTGGTCACGAAAATAGACCACAcggaggaaaatgaccaaaatgtttcatttaataggtaaaaagatCTTAATActctagatatataaaaaaattaaaaaattaaattaaaaattaaaaaaaaataaaaattaaaaaaatattttttttaatagttttagattatatgtttcaaattcgaaatttttaataaaaatatttcttttttgaatttttttttatttttttgaattttatttcaattttttttttgtaattcgaaaatacttttgaaactatttttaaaatttttattttattttttttaatatttatttttttattttataaaattttaaatctcaatcccaatctctacctcttaactctaaaccctaaggtttggattagttaatcctatgggtataagtgtatatttacctctttaatgaaatattttggtcattttgatctttagagtctatatttatgatataaacttttttagtgctatcctagaGTATTTCCGTTTAAAAAGTTGAGAAATTCATTAAACTAGTAAAAagttataaatagttttgaatgtttaaaaaatctataaaaaatttTTAACTTCAATCATTTTAAGAAAACAGAAGATATATACAATATTCTAAAAGTTTCATTTTGTGAGTTAATTGTTTAGAATTCAAATGTTTACacaaaattttaatagaatcatataattattaaaagtcaatttttgaataactatatttatataattgaaCAAAGATAAAACCAATAATTATTCAATCTATAGACCAACaatcataaaaatttaatatttttgacaaTCATTACAAATTCAGCTCCACTAACATCCACTTATAATAATGTGTTTGTTACTCTCTGAATTGATTTATGTTCACAACTTTATAAGATGATAATGTCTTCTGGTCTTTTCTAATCATTCTAATTCTTACAGGTATATACAGCTTTTGTCTACCAGAAGTAAAATCAAACAGAAGACATCTTAGCTGTAATAATATTAAGAAGTGAAACTCTGGTCTGTATCAGCCGCCGGAAAATACACCCCAACTCAATCTCAAGCTCCTCAACAGCGATCTGTGCAGCCTCCAACCTTGTACTCGCGCTCTGCACCGCTATTTCGTCCCACACATCATCCAAACAGCAAAACCTCATCGTAAAGATTGAAGACATTGACCTTTTGCTCTGTTTTGTCTCGAGCCAAGGAATACACACAAGCGAGAACAGAGACTCAACCATAGTCACAATAGCTCTTCTCACTTCTTTCAAAACCTCTGCAACAAACAGAAGGTTCTGCTCTATCCTCTGCATCACCAACGTCCCTCTTCCTCCCCCTTTAATACTCTTTAGAGTGTTCAAGCACTTGAGTGTCTCCTTCTTGAGCTTGTTCCTGTGCCTGTTATACGCTGCGATCTTCACGTGCATGTTTGATTCGTTGCAGCGTAGAGTGAGTTGAAGCTCTTTCAGGCTATGTCTCACGAGTGTCATGACATCTTTCGACACGTTACATACGTCTAACATTGTTACTGAAGCTTCAGAGACTTGCTCGATCCATTTCTCCTTCCCTTGTTGGCACAGAGACTCTCTTGCTTCTGGACAGTGATCGAGGAGGTAGTTTGCGCAGTCTTGTAACTCTCTCAAACCTTCCAAGTCCATTTGCGCCATTTGATTGAAACCTAGAAAGGGTGTTTTGCTTGATTCACAAGAAAAAGTGAGGAAATTCAAAGGAAATAGGTTTGTGATTAGGATTTACTGAAATTTTAGGGAGGCTCAATATATATGTAATGTATAGATTGGAGAGGAGGCAGATCTGAGAATGATGAGGAAAGTACGAGGAAGGAACCTTGGGGTGTTCTTTTGTACGGACATGGAGACATAACAGGTCATTTAGGTTATAATTTCAAACTAGTTGCAGTTGGGTGTATTAAGGAACCTTCCGTATAATACCGGATTAAGCTACGTTATGGATTTAATCAGATACTGTTGTCtatacaacaaaacaaaatttacaatTCTAAATGTAAATTATAAGCGAATACTTTTTGTCAGAAATCATTCATGAACCAAGCCAGCTAGTGTAAATTTGTAATTATCTGGATTGTAAGGAATCAATATCAGAaagaattatttatatattatttattttcatatattattttatttttgtatagaGATGTTCCACGGTTTTATTTGTAGTGCCATGTCGGTTTAATAATGCCATATGCATTGAAGGTTTGAAAGATTTAAATTTCAGGAAAGTATGTTTTACATTGAATCAAGTCATATGTGACAGGTTCATAATTAAATGGAAATATATACGTACGTCCAACAACAAAATTGATCATGCATGTTAAATGTTATTATAACATTTTGTCCAAATCTTTGATTAGTAGACAAGCAGATTCTAAGTAGATTAGTATAAACAGTGTAGCACCTGAATATTGGCGGATCCATGATTATATGTAGATGGGTCACATGACAATTATACATTATATCCAATTGTCTAATTGAGGGCACTCCTTCTGTCTTATACTAATTactatagaaaattaaaaaaagagatgAGGGCATGTGACCCCATACCCCTTGGCTTGCGTTCGCCACTGCACCTGAAATGTTCGAAGCCACTTTCCACCTCATAATTTGTTCTGTTGTTAGAGCATAAacctaattatttgattttccATTTAAGTTTACAGCTTTCCCAGATCT
The window above is part of the Brassica napus cultivar Da-Ae chromosome C8, Da-Ae, whole genome shotgun sequence genome. Proteins encoded here:
- the BNAC08G19320D gene encoding uncharacterized protein BNAC08G19320D, whose product is MAQMDLEGLRELQDCANYLLDHCPEARESLCQQGKEKWIEQVSEASVTMLDVCNVSKDVMTLVRHSLKELQLTLRCNESNMHVKIAAYNRHRNKLKKETLKCLNTLKSIKGGGRGTLVMQRIEQNLLFVAEVLKEVRRAIVTMVESLFSLVCIPWLETKQSKRSMSSIFTMRFCCLDDVWDEIAVQSASTRLEAAQIAVEELEIELGCIFRRLIQTRVSLLNIITAKMSSV
- the LOC106431167 gene encoding 4-coumarate--CoA ligase-like 5, with translation MASVDSRSGFCNSNSTFYSKRKPIPLPPNPSLDVTTFISSQAHLGRTAFIDASTGKNLTFAELWRAVESVGDCLSDMGIRKGHVVLLLSPNSILFPVVCLSVMSLGAVITTTNPLNTAAEIAKQIKDSNPVIAFTTAELLPKIAAASGGSKKRLPIVLMDEERVDSAGEVRRLAEMMRRKPSGTRVAERVDQDDTATLLYSSGTTGMSKGVVSSHRNLIAMVQTVVNRFGSDVGSQGEQRFICTVPMFHIYGLAAFATGLLAYGSTIIVLSKFEMGEMLSAIGKYQATYLPLVPPILVAMVNGAEQINAKYDLSSLHTVLCGGAPLSKEVTEGFMDKYPTVKILQGYGLTESTGIGASTDTVEESRRYGTAGKLSASMEGRIVDPVTGRVLGPNRTGELWLKGPSIMKGYFSNEEATSSTLDSEGWLRTGDLCYIDEDGFIFVVDRLKELIKYKGYQVPPAELEALLLTHPEIADAAVIPFPDREVGQFPMAYVVRKAGSLLSEKSVMEFVAKQVAPYKRVRKVAFVSSIPKNPSGKILRKDLIKLATSNSKL